In Phaseolus vulgaris cultivar G19833 chromosome 10, P. vulgaris v2.0, whole genome shotgun sequence, a single genomic region encodes these proteins:
- the LOC137815706 gene encoding uncharacterized protein, with amino-acid sequence MVQEETGEGAESAPPPPPAEVSVAPASVAAASDLIAIPPPIMHLMRGFSGGSMPKGSDRKEGMPFYLGAFLAVALEWRAQARNAVLQTQTLQALETRVAALEEEKKTLGFQNEAYQTTLKLAQEAKEEAEKQLAEAVALQADFYTREVTLQVQVTSLEDIVEAYEEVQKDLKDRCCGQADELERMEGEMATQARALGLLQVDYDKLQIEVSRLRVEKEALEKQVASGDATIEKLEKDKKTLINDMAGTFQEGFKEALAQAVCENPGIDVSNCDSTHHIVDGKVMPLELDD; translated from the coding sequence ATGGTCCAAGAGGAAACAGGCGAAGGGGCCGAATCTGCCCCACCCCCACCACCGGCAGAGGTCTCCGTTGCTCCCGCCTCCGTCGCCGCCGCCTCAGATCTTattgccatccctcctccaattatgcatctgatgaggggcttcagcgggGGATCAATGCCAAAAggctccgacaggaaggagggaatgcccttctacttgggagccttcttggcggtggcccttgaatggcgtgcCCAAGCTAGAAATGCTGTTTTGCAgactcaaaccctccaggccttggaaacaagggtagctgccctggaggaggaaaagaaaactttgGGATTCCAAAACGAGGCCTACCAAACCACTCTGAAGCTGGCGCAAGAGGCCAAGGAGGAGGCTGAaaaacaactggcagaggcggtgGCGCTTCAGGCCGActtctacactcgggaagtcACCCTCCAAGTTCAGGTAACGAGCCTCGAGGACATAGTCGAAGCTTAcgaagaagttcaaaaggacttgaaggaccgaTGCTGTGGGCAGGCTGATGaactggagcggatggagggggagatgGCTACTCAGGCCAGGGctttgggccttctccaggttgactacgacaaactgcaaatcgaggtcagccggctccgtgtggagaaggaggctttggagaagcaggtagcttctggggacgcCACCATTGAGAAGTTAGAGAAGGACAAGAAGACCCTTATCAATgacatggcgggcaccttccaggaggggttcaaagaggctctggcccaggccGTCTGCGAGAACCCGGGAATCGACGTttccaactgcgattccactcatCACATCGTTGACGGGAAGGTCATGCCCTTGGAGCTGGATGATTGA